The sequence GAAGGATTTGGGAGGAAAGATGACACATTACCCGATAGACTGCTAACGGAGCCACTGCCTGAAGGTCCAGCAAAAGGTAAAGTGCATCCCTTAGAGGAGATGCTTCCTGTTTATTACAAGAAGCGGGGCTATAACGAAGAGGGGCATCCAACGGAGGAGAAGTTGAAGGAACTGGGGTTGTAGCTGTTATAGAGGTGTACAAAAGGAGGAGAAAGAAGAGAGATGGTAAAAGTATTGGTGTTCCATTACACCAATCAAGGAAGACTTCCAAAACTGAGCAGGGAGGAGCTGATTGATATTAGAAATAAGTTCCTCGATGTCCTTAAAGACTACCCGGATGTCCACTTCAATGGAACCTACGTTGACGAGAACGGAATGGGTATCTGTGATTGGGAAGCTCCAAGTCCAGAGATAGTTAAAGAAGTAGTAAGAAAGGCTTTGGGATCTCCACCTGCGGATCCTGTGATTGCGGTTAAGCAAGTGTTGCTATGATAGATAAACTTTTTTTATATTTTTTTATTATTCCTTCTTTTGTTATCTTCAAAGCTCCTATTTCCGTTTCTGATTTGATGATTAGCTCCCCTTCAACTTCAACTATTAGTCTGTTTTGCAGCATACTTCCTTTGGTCAGACTTATTCTTTATTTCAGGTTCAAGCTCAGCAACCATACTGCCTGAAATACTTTTCGAAATCGTGGCTC is a genomic window of Methanophagales archaeon containing:
- a CDS encoding DUF4242 domain-containing protein, which produces MVKVLVFHYTNQGRLPKLSREELIDIRNKFLDVLKDYPDVHFNGTYVDENGMGICDWEAPSPEIVKEVVRKALGSPPADPVIAVKQVLL